A stretch of Cicer arietinum cultivar CDC Frontier isolate Library 1 chromosome 5, Cicar.CDCFrontier_v2.0, whole genome shotgun sequence DNA encodes these proteins:
- the LOC101503864 gene encoding pentatricopeptide repeat-containing protein At5g06540-like, translating into MGSANVASTLVYMAERCTSMRYLKLIHAHAYRTCLHQHTVVLGKLFRFVAVSPFGDLSYAHNMFDQMPHPSTFFYNILIRAHSHSTTPSFSTLFFNRMRQNGVAPDEFSFTFLLKSRSFTTPFVYDTHGAVFKFGFSRHLHVQNTLIHLYAVGGVTLSAGRVFEDALKVGLDVDVVSWSGLLVAHVRAGELDVARKIFDEMPLRDVVSWTTMLSGYSQAKRPREALALFQEMRFAGVWPDEVTVLSVITACAELGDGEMGRMVHRFVDENGFGWMVALCNALIDMYGKCGCLEEAWCVFHRMKRKSLITWNAMMMVCANHGNADDAFRLFEWMIDSRVVPDGVTVLALLVAYAHKGLIDEGIRLFESMQRDYGVEPRIEHYGAVVDMLGRSGRLQEAHDLLTSMPIPSNDVIWGALLGACRIYGDVDMGEKVIKKLLELKPNEGGYYILLRDIYVAAGRTVEANEMRQAMLASGARKTPGYSWVEA; encoded by the coding sequence ATGGGAAGTGCCAATGTTGCATCAACACTTGTCTACATGGCAGAGAGGTGCACTTCCATGCGATACCTCAAGCTCATCCACGCTCACGCCTACCGCACGTGCCTCCACCAACACACGGTTGTTCTTGGTAAGCTCTTCCGCTTCGTCGCCGTGTCTCCATTCGGTGATTTATCCTACGCCCACAACATGTTCGACCAAATGCCCCATCCATCCACCTTCTTCTACAACATCCTTATCCGAGCCCATTCTCACTCCACTACCCCATCCTTCTCCACCCTCTTCTTCAACCGCATGAGGCAAAATGGTGTTGCCCCAGATGAATTTTCCTTCACCTTCTTGCTCAAGTCACGCTCTTTCACTACCCCTTTCGTCTACGACACACACGGAGCCGTTTTCAAGTTTGGTTTTTCCCGCCACTTGCACGTTCAGAACACGTTGATACACTTGTATGCCGTTGGAGGAGTGACCCTTTCGGCTGGTAGGGTTTTTGAGGATGCACTTAAAGTTGGTTTGGATGTCGATGTTGTGTCTTGGTCCGGGTTGCTTGTTGCACACGTACGAGCTGGTGAATTGGATGTTGCACGGAAAATATTTGATGAAATGCCTCTGAGAGATGTGGTTTCATGGACTACCATGTTGTCGGGTTATTCGCAGGCTAAGCGGCCCCGTGAGGCGTTGGCATTGTTTCAGGAGATGAGGTTTGCCGGAGTGTGGCCAGATGAGGTTACTGTGTTGAGTGTGATTACCGCTTGCGCGGAATTAGGTGACGGGGAAATGGGTAGGATGGTGCATCGGTTTGTTGATGAGAATGGGTTTGGATGGATGGTTGCACTCTGCAATGCTCTCATTGATATGTATGGGAAGTGTGGATGCTTGGAGGAGGCGTGGTGCGTGTTTCATAGGATGAAGAGGAAGAGCTTGATCACGTGGAACGCAATGATGATGGTGTGTGCAAATCACGGGAACGCTGATGATGCATTCAGATTGTTTGAATGGATGATTGATTCTAGGGTTGTGCCTGATGGGGTGACAGTGCTGGCACTTCTTGTTGCGTATGCTCATAAGGGGTTGATTGACGAAGGAATCAGATTGTTTGAGAGCATGCAGAGGGACTATGGTGTGGAACCTAGAATTGAGCATTATGGTGCTGTGGTGGATATGTTAGGACGTTCGGGTAGATTACAGGAGGCACATGATCTGCTTACAAGCATGCCAATTCCAAGCAATGATGTTATTTGGGGAGCATTACTTGGAGCCTGCAGGATTTATGGTGATGTTGACATGGGGGAAAAGGTTATAAAGAAGTTGTTGGAGTTGAAACCAAATGAAGGGGGATACTATATACTCCTCCGTGATATCTATGTCGCTGCAGGCAGGACTGTAGAAGCCAATGAGATGAGGCAAGCCATGTTAGCTAGTGGAGCAAGGAAAACTCCTGGCTATAGTTGGGTGGAAGCATGA